From the genome of Torulaspora globosa chromosome 2, complete sequence, one region includes:
- the COQ6 gene encoding putative N,N-dimethylaniline monooxygenase COQ6 (ancestral locus Anc_1.103), with translation MLSRSAIGILRSSSRGVSTTSSGAKLTDVLIVGGGPAGLTLAAAIKSSPKLQHLCTTLVDAGDLTGKVAPFYDSPPTSYTNRVISLTRPSKRFLQDRAGVTLMEDRIQNYDGLYVTDGCSTATLDMEQDSMSCMIEILNVQSSLLKRLSDLQLDTSSFQLLDKTKVASIEYSTPNDAGSWPLVTLDNGEVYKTRLLVGADGFNSPVRKFSKIPSRGWFYDRFGVVATMKLEYPPYKIRGWQRFLPTGPIAHLPLPDDNATLVWSTTEPLSRLLISLPPEQFTALVNAAFVLEDADMQFYYKQLTDGKMSTEELLADIEFRTEQVYDTLQVQDLVDEVYPPTVKSVLGETRARFPLKLSHADTYCAERIALVGDAAHTTHPLAGQGLNMGQGDVEALLNALEHAVSRGSDIGSLLALQPFWADRYPINNMLLGMVDKLHKIYGTDFAPVVALRSIGVNFINSFPPIKNLIKGTLSESGR, from the coding sequence ATGCTATCGAGGTCCGCAATTGGGATTCTtagaagttcttcgagagGGGTCTCTACGACATCGAGCGGTGCTAAATTGACCGATGTGTTAATTGTTGGGGGTGGGCCAGCAGGGTTAACGTTGGCCGCAGCTATCAAATCGTCTCCTAAATTGCAGCATCTATGCACGACCTTGGTTGATGCTGGTGATCTCACAGGCAAGGTGGCCCCATTTTATGATAGCCCTCCAACGAGCTATACGAATCGTGTAATCAGCTTGACTCGACCATCAAAGAGGTTTCTGCAGGATAGAGCGGGCGTGACTCTGATGGAAGACAGGATCCAGAATTATGATGGTCTCTACGTGACGGACGGCTGCTCAACCGCCACTTTGGACATGGAGCAGGATTCAATGTCCTGTATGATTGAAATTTTAAACGTACAATCTTCTTTACTAAAGAGGCTGTCGGACCTGCAGTTGGATACAAGCTCATTTCAGCTTCTAGATAAGACTAAAGTTGCATCGATCGAGTACAGTACCCCTAACGACGCCGGATCTTGGCCTTTAGTCACTTTGGACAACGGAGAGGTTTATAAGACACGACTCTTGGTCGGCGCGGATGGATTCAACTCTCCCGTCAGGAAATTCTCCAAGATCCCGTCTCGGGGCTGGTTCTATGATAGATTTGGTGTGGTCGCGACGATGAAACTGGAATATCCTCCATATAAGATTAGAGGCTGGCAGCGATTCCTGCCTACGGGCCCCATCGCTCACCTGCCTCTTCCAGATGATAACGCTACGTTGGTATGGAGTACTACTGAGCCTTTGTCCAGGTTGCTTATCTCCTTGCCCCCGGAGCAGTTCACGGCGCTTGTAAACGCAGCGTTTGTTCTCGAAGATGCCGATATGCAGTTCTATTATAAGCAGCTTACCGATGGGAAGATGTCTACCGAAGAGCTACTTGCAGATATTGAGTTCAGAACCGAGCAGGTTTACGACACACTTCAGGTGCAGGACTTGGTCGATGAAGTTTATCCGCCAACGGTGAAGAGCGTCCTTGGAGAGACCAGAGCTCGCTTCCCACTGAAGCTCTCTCATGCGGACACGTACTGTGCCGAGCGTATCGCACTCGTGGGTGACGCAGCACATACAACACATCCACTGGCGGGTCAGGGTCTGAACATGGGCCAAGGTGATGTCGAAGCCCTACTCAACGCTTTGGAGCATGCCGTGTCTCGCGGCTCTGACATTGGGTCTTTATTGGCCCTTCAACCCTTCTGGGCCGACCGCTACCCCATTAATAACATGCTTCTGGGAATGGTTGACAAGTTGCATAAAATCTACGGGACTGACTTCGCACCAGTGGTCGCTCTACGGTCTATCGGcgtcaatttcatcaatagcTTCCCTCCGATCAAGAATCTGATAAAAGGAACTCTGAGTGAATCAGGTAGGTAA
- the RTC4 gene encoding Rtc4p (ancestral locus Anc_1.106), whose protein sequence is MTARKALKSKRNLVYSTREDRDEKLQVFKRRRAAIFQQRCTGGEQAASDGVSGGTERRVVGRRRRSAKSRALQAIAAGEDSDSSSDAGRASSEGSEPLVNLRQSIAPEDIEEIKKQNSKGVRSVGDLIEKCEHSMEYSSRSPADQLLGSSGDKGHVARKLELRRKYEQKFALPSILYRSELIMRIQPFLRLVEDLFKNRVSSYYKHEAASASKASNNAFLSLDEFRSMDISRFVAGYYGLRRQLSVGEEILRQFRPFLLKRQGKTMKWWGVADFANYVLAPEVLASFCIDEMQLGDDIYDRETREKAYELFHNTTEFGLAIADAEPLEQWEAPVRDQRATGPKMTESQR, encoded by the coding sequence ATGACAGCGAGGAAGGCTCTTAAGTCCAAACGAAATTTGGTATACTCGACAAGAGAAGACCGAGACGAGAAACTGCAGGTATTCAAACGTAGAAGAGCAGCGATATTCCAGCAAAGGTGTACTGGAGGGGAGCAGGCAGCTTCTGATGGTGTGAGTGGCGGCACTGAAAGGAGAGTTGTCGGGCGGCGGAGACGTTCCGCAAAATCGCGGGCCCTGCAGGCCATTGCAGCGGGAGAAGATAGCGACTCATCGTCGGATGCAGGCCGGGCGAGTAGCGAGGGATCTGAGCCCTTAGTGAATCTGAGACAGAGTATAGCGCCAGAGGACATTGAGGAGATCAAAAAGCAAAACAGTAAAGGTGTTCGATCTGTCGGTGATCTGATCGAGAAATGCGAGCACTCGATGGAGTATTCGAGTCGATCACCGGCTGATCAGCTGCTGGGATCGTCTGGCGACAAGGGGCATGTTGCGCGGAAGTTAGAGTTACGCCGGAAATATGAGCAAAAGTTTGCGCTGCCGTCCATTTTGTACCGCTCAGAACTCATCATGAGGATACAACCGTTCCTGCGGCTGGTCGAAGACCTATTCAAGAACCGGGTATCGTCGTACTACAAGCACGAGGCGGCGAGCGCATCAAAGGCGTCGAATAATGCCTTCCTGTCGCTCGATGAGTTCAGGTCGATGGACATTAGCAGATTCGTAGCCGGATACTACGGACTCAGGAGGCAGCTGAGCGTTGGCGAGGAGATACTGCGGCAATTCAGGCCATTTCTCCTGAAGCGACAGGGCAAGACTATGAAATGGTGGGGTGTAGCGGATTTCGCAAACTACGTTCTCGCGCCGGAAGTGCTGGCGTCGTTTTGCATAGACGAGATGCAACTCGGCGACGATATTTACGACCGCGAGACTAGGGAGAAGGCTTATGAGCTCTTCCACAATACCACGGAATTCGGTTTGGCGATCGCAGACGCGGAGCCACTCGAACAATGGGAAGCACCGGTCCGAGACCAGCGAGCTACGGGCCCAAAAATGACCGAATCACAGCGCTGA
- the FOL1 gene encoding trifunctional dihydropteroate synthetase/dihydrohydroxymethylpterin pyrophosphokinase/dihydroneopterin aldolase FOL1 (ancestral locus Anc_1.104): MRDKVHIENLQVETAIGPDSWNQINPQQCYLSMEMLTDFSKAAEHDDLTHTLNYAVICREVGKFVGSRTDWGSLGNLSKSVTKFVMSNFPGVDSLKLKLQTRTGHIRSDDISCVIEENRRRDEEINTLRYDLLCISNLKLLTLIGVFPFERLQKQYVTLDLKLPWPKQVVRHATVRSAIERVVEHVEHSKFLTVEALAESVAKIISSDSYFAQYTDFPIDVKVIKLNAITATSGVGVSCVRSVNELRHLKKPLILPDVDEYEFAKEKSEVIPHHGLNVAPSDTWNTAYLAFGSNVGDRLQNIRTAIDLLNQRKTIRVKCMSSLFESEPMYFKDQESFLNGCLKIQTSLSPHELLVCCKEIEYDELKRVKKFDNGPRTIDLDIILFLNGAGEPVMIDDEKLTVPHKRLLERSFVLEPLCELIPPNFVHPLTAEPLIDHLNKLSKKGNDEDRLFNLVPVGSSGSTVNFLKFQNVTEEGIFGSTLGRGSKVATLVMAIVNTTPDSFSDSGELYCDLDKQLSCVKEICSQTLRLHEKLIIDVGGCSTRPNSPQPSEEEELRRVIPTIQAIKSCPDLPSDKVIISVDTYRSNVAQKAINAGASIVNDISGGSFDSSMFSVIAANPNVAYVLSHTRGDIATMAKLTNYEESQNGKLSEYISDKICKTSETATTRIIGRELAERYFAAVNNGVARWQIIMDPGIGFAKNGDQNLQIIRQLPLLKSFSCTWENGEHVSFRNLPWLVGPSRKKFIGKITKEENPSDRDFATGAVITASIGFGADIVRVHNAKDCAKAVKVADALYKQLP; this comes from the coding sequence ATGAGGGACAAGGTCCATATAGAGAATTTACAAGTGGAGACGGCAATCGGTCCAGACTCATGGAACCAGATTAATCCGCAGCAGTGCTACCTAAGCATGGAAATGCTGACAGACTTTAGCAAGGCTGCAGAGCACGATGACCTTACCCATACGCTCAATTATGCGGTGATATGCCGGGAAGTTGGCAAGTTTGTAGGCTCAAGGACAGATTGGGGTTCGCTGGGCAATCTATCTAAGTCTGTGACGAAATTCGTGATGTCAAACTTCCCTGGCGTTGACTcattgaagctgaagctgCAGACAAGGACAGGACACATCAGAAGTGATGACATATCGTGCGTAATAGAGgaaaatcgaagaagagatgaagaaattaATACACTAAGATATGATTTGCTTTGTATAtccaatttgaagcttttaACATTGATAGGCGTCTTCCCCTTTGAACGACTGCAGAAGCAATACGTGACGCTCGACTTAAAGTTGCCCTGGCCCAAGCAAGTGGTGCGTCATGCAACAGTAAGATCTGCAATAGAGAGAGTCGTTGAACATGTTGAGCATTCGAAGTTTTTAACTGTCGAGGCTCTCGCTGAGTCCGTTGCCAAGATTATCTCGAGCGACAGCTATTTTGCGCAATACACTGACTTTCCAATAGACGTTAAAGTGATTAAGTTAAATGCAATCACAGCGACTTCGGGGGTCGGTGTAAGCTGTGTGAGGAGTGTTAATGAATTGAGACATCTCAAGAAACCTTTAATCTTACCTGACGTTGATGAATATGAATTCGCAAAGGAAAAGTCGGAAGTGATTCCGCATCATGGCCTTAACGTGGCGCCTTCTGACACTTGGAATACTGCATATCTAGCGTTTGGATCTAACGTTGGAGACCGTTTGCAAAATATCAGAACCGCAATTGATCTGTTGAATCAAAGGAAAACAATCAGAGTAAAATGTATGTCATCCTTGTTTGAAAGTGAACCAATGTATTTCAAAGATCAGGAGTCTTTTCTGAACGGTTGCCTGAAGATACAAACTTCGCTGTCTCCGCATGAGCTACTGGTGTGCTGCAAAGAAATCGAATATGATGAGCTAAAAAGAgtcaagaagtttgatAATGGGCCACGGACGATTGACCTTGATATTATCCTATTCCTGAACGGAGCAGGTGAACCAGTTATGATAGATGATGAAAAGTTAACGGTCCCTCACAAGCGGTTGCTAGAGAGATCGTTCGTGCTCGAGCCATTGTGCGAATTGATACCGCCTAATTTCGTGCATCCTCTTACCGCAGAACCATTAATTGACCATTTAAACAAGCTCAGCAAGAAAGGAAACGACGAGGATCGGTTGTTCAACCTTGTACCAGTAGGTTCTAGCGGGTCGACAGTTAATTTCCTAAAGTTTCAAAATGTCACAGAAGAAGGAATCTTTGGCTCTACACTCGGCAGAGGCAGTAAGGTGGCGACTTTGGTGATGGCTATTGTTAATACCACTCCGGATTCGTTTTCCGATAGTGGAGAGCTTTATTGCGATTTGGATAAGCAATTATCCTGCGTTAAGGAGATCTGCTCGCAGACACTGAGATTACATGAAAAACTGATTATAGACGTGGGAGGCTGCTCAACCAGGCCAAATTCGCCTCAGCCCTCGGAAGAGGAGGAATTACGGAGAGTTATCCCAACAATTCAAGCAATAAAATCGTGTCCAGACTTGCCCTCTGATAAAGTTATCATTTCTGTCGACACGTATCGCTCAAATGTGGCGCAAAAAGCCATCAATGCTGGAGCAAGCATTGTCAATGACATATCTGGTGGCTCGTTTGATTCTTCGATGTTTTCTGTCATTGCCGCGAATCCCAACGTAGCCTACGTGCTCTCTCACACAAGAGGTGATATAGCGACTATGGCTAAGCTAACGAACTATGAAGAAAGCCAGAATGGGAAACTAAGCGAGTATATTTCGGACAAGATCTGTAAGACAAGTGAAACCGCCACGACGAGGATCATTGGAAGGGAGCTTGCTGAGAGATATTTTGCCGCCGTTAACAATGGAGTTGCACGTTGGCAAATCATAATGGATCCTGGTATTGGTTTCGCCAAAAATGGAGATCAAAATCTGCAAATCATCAGACAATTGCCTTTACTCAAGAGCTTCTCGTGTACATGGGAAAATGGAGAGCATGTAAGCTTCCGGAACTTGCCATGGCTGGTTGGGCCCTCGCGGAAGAAGTTCATCGGAAAAATCACCAAGGAGGAGAACCCGAGTGACCGAGATTTCGCAACCGGTGCCGTTATAACTGCTAGCATAGGTTTTGGCGCCGATATTGTCAGGGTCCATAACGCCAAGGACTGTGCTAAGGCTGTAAAAGTCGCTGACGCTCTGTATAAGCAGCTTCCATAG
- a CDS encoding PPIL4 family peptidylprolyl isomerase (ancestral locus Anc_1.102): protein MSVLIETTVGEIVVDLDFEHFKIESYNFLKLCKCKLYEYQCLYNIRKNQTVEFGDPLIGFGDRKELRVHNTSIEGILRPNSDGEVKALLIKPSREDNLPIQAQKGSLGAVIKPGDPLNLIGSRMVITLNEEPRELENIVFFGNVVKESFPILDRINAAVADRSGRPLIDIRIRKMHLIHDPFPDPPNFRTLDVSQPFEDVRLPDDLQLAFCQDSLQQEIHIDIRRKELSLEIMGDLPGVGLKPSDKVLFVCKLNPLTRAKDIATIFQRFGYVKSVEIVRDKESGRSLGYGFIEFDSKKSCDSAYKSMDGVLIDDRRIHVDFSQSLKKSQVR, encoded by the coding sequence ATGAGCGTCCTGATAGAAACCACAGTGGGAGAGATTGTCGTCGACTTGGACTTCGAACACTTCAAGATTGAATCATACAACTTCCTTAAGCTTTGCAAGTGCAAATTGTACGAGTACCAATGCCTTTACAACATCAGGAAGAATCAGACTGTTGAGTTTGGTGATCCACTAATCGGCTTTGGAGATAGAAAAGAACTCCGAGTCCATAATACTTCCATTGAAGGGATTCTCCGACCAAACAGCGACGGTGAAGTAAAGGCGCTGTTGATCAAACCCAGTAGAGAAGATAACCTTCCGATTCAAGCACAAAAGGGGAGTCTCGGGGCTGTTATAAAACCTGGTGATCCACTCAATCTAATTGGATCTAGAATGGTAATTACCCTTAACGAGGAACCGCGGGAGCTCGAGAACATCGTATTCTTCGGTAATGTCGTTAAGGAAAGCTTCCCAATTTTGGATCGAATCAATGCTGCAGTAGCTGACAGGTCGGGACGGCCGCTAATTGACATCAGAATTCGCAAAATGCATCTCATTCATGACCCGTTCCCGGACCCACCCAACTTCCGGACACTAGACGTCTCTCAGCCATTCGAAGACGTCCGCTTACCTGACGACCTTCAGTTGGCATTCTGCCAGGATTCTCTGCAACAGGAAATCCACATTGATATCAGGAGAAAGGAACTGTCTCTGGAAATAATGGGTGATTTACCGGGAGTCGGACTAAAGCCATCCGATAAAGTGCTATTCGTATGTAAACTCAATCCGTTGACAAGAGCAAAGGATATAGCAACGATATTTCAGCGCTTTGGCTACGTTAAGTCTGTGGAAATTGTCAGAGACAAGGAGAGCGGTCGTTCGCTCGGTTATGGTTTCATAGAGTTCGATAGCAAGAAATCTTGCGATTCTGCATACAAGAGCATGGACGGCGTCCTGATCGATGATAGAAGAATACATGTAGACTTCAGCCAGTCTCTCAAAAAAAGTCAAGTGCGTTAA
- the GIS2 gene encoding mRNA-binding translational activator GIS2 (ancestral locus Anc_1.105): MSQKACYVCGKIGHLAEECDSERLCYNCNQPGHVQSECTLPRTVEYKQCYNCGETGHVKTECAIQRCFNCNQTGHISRECVEPKKARFPSTPSRGSKVSCYRCGGPNHMAKDCLQTGSKCYSCGKFGHLSKECPNGPDEKVCYNCNETGHISRDCPVN, translated from the coding sequence ATGTCTCAGAAGGCTTGTTACGTGTGTGGGAAGATTGGTCATTTGGCTGAGGAGTGTGATTCCGAGAGATTGTGCTACAACTGCAATCAACCGGGCCATGTTCAATCCGAGTGTACTCTTCCAAGAACTGTTGAATACAAGCAATGCTACAACTGCGGTGAGACGGGTCATGTAAAGACGGAATGTGCCATTCAGCGCTGTTTCAACTGTAACCAAACAGGTCACATTTCCAGAGAATGTGTTGAACCTAAGAAGGCCAGATTCCCTTCCACTCCTTCGAGAGGTTCCAAGGTATCCTGCTACAGATGTGGCGGTCCAAACCATATGGCTAAGGACTGTCTGCAAACCGGCTCTAAATGTTACTCCTGTGGTAAGTTTGGACATTTGTCGAAAGAGTGTCCTAACGGTCCCGATGAGAAAGTCTGCTATAACTGTAACGAGACGGGACATATCTCCAGAGATTGTCCGGTCAACTAA
- the NRD1 gene encoding Nrd1 complex RNA-binding subunit (ancestral locus Anc_1.109): MSEEDHQSFVATLESFRELKSGISGSRIKKLTTNALEHVEDEEKIISLIINYSRTCSDSHKLGSLYIIDSIGRAYLDEARANDEYIKSTAKPGTCAHAVYTLGESIQELLTSAISKSNEDHREKIRTLIDIWDRAGLFQKGYLNAIRAKCFSMDVVANEGQSATSASTTNHLAEDPKERCIQILNDLKPLKFFPSLTLPPALSSPDAAQQQAGLLQALATIQQQFNQQQQQMKLQGQYGQASGLAPSARNGHVTTEYGSRRERERERERYSSRRNRSRSPPRRDSHQRASGPHSNSNGPLGTNNHHLYPDEQNVPSNPHFRPKPVSFEPNLPPEHIKVFSRTLFVGGVPMNMKEWDIANVLRPFAEVQSVILNNARKHAFVKVYSRSEAENVLLNFNKDGSSPLRTRWGVGFGPRDCCDYQHGFSVIPLHRLTDADKKWCVHAQWGGTGGQPLQGGVVFEEPDIIVGEGVSSKAISQKMPTDSGRNGPRSGKSSKTTTGTPPMASFAPNQAPSPGQMYAQIQQPYPPQPTASAYAQPQVSAPITTYAQQPPQQQSFDATAQLNSLMSMLNQQQN; the protein is encoded by the coding sequence ATgagtgaagaagatcaccAAAGTTTTGTAGCCACCTTGGAATCCTTTAGGGAGCTGAAATCTGGGATTTCTGGGTCTCGTATTAAAAAACTGACGACTAATGCACTTGAGCATgttgaagacgaagaaaagataatctctttgatcatTAACTACTCAAGGACTTGTTCGGATTCTCACAAGTTGGGTTCTTTGTATATCATCGACTCGATCGGTAGGGCGTACTTGGACGAGGCTAGAGCGAACGATGAATATATCAAATCCACTGCGAAACCTGGTACTTGTGCACACGCAGTTTATACACTTGGTGAGTCTATACAGGAACTCTTAACCAGTGCCATCTCCAAGAGTAATGAGGACCACAGAGAGAAGATACGAACTTTGATCGATATTTGGGATCGAGCTGGTCTTTTCCAGAAGGGCTACTTGAATGCCATTAGGGCAAAATGCTTTTCAATGGATGTAGTTGCTAACGAGGGCCAGTCCGCCACCAGTGCTAGCACAACTAACCACCTTGCCGAGGATCCAAAGGAGAGATGCATTCAGATTCTCAACGATCTGAAACctttgaaattcttccCTTCTCTCACACTACCACCAGCCTTGAGCTCTCCAGACGCTGCACAGCAGCAAGCCGGCTTACTGCAAGCTTTGGCAACTATCCAACAGCAATTCaaccagcagcagcaacaaatGAAATTGCAAGGACAATATGGTCAGGCATCCGGCTTAGCTCCATCGGCACGCAACGGACACGTTACTACTGAATACGGCAGTAGGCGTGAACGCGAGCGGGAACGTGAGAGATACTCCTCGAGAAGGAACAGATCCAGATCGCCTCCTAGAAGAGACAGCCATCAGCGCGCCAGCGGTCCACACAGCAACTCCAATGGTCCACTTGGCACAAATAACCATCATCTATACCCGGACGAACAGAACGTTCCATCCAACCCTCATTTCAGACCCAAGCCAGTGAGCTTCGAACCCAATCTACCGCCTGAACACATAAAGGTCTTCAGCCGCACACTCTTCGTCGGCGGCGTGCCTATGAACATGAAGGAATGGGACATTGCCAATGTCCTGAGACCTTTTGCAGAAGTACAGAGTGTTATATTGAACAATGCTAGGAAGCACGCATTCGTGAAAGTTTACTCAAGAAGCGAGGCCGAGAATGTGCTACTCAACTTCAATAAAGATGGCTCATCACCATTGAGAACCCGTTGGGGTGTCGGCTTCGGCCCAAGAGACTGCTGTGATTACCAGCATGGTTTCAGCGTTATCCCACTTCACAGGTTGACGGATGCCGATAAAAAATGGTGTGTCCATGCTCAGTGGGGTGGCACAGGAGGCCAGCCCCTGCAAGGAGGTGTAGTATTCGAGGAACCGGATATCATCGTTGGTGAAGGTGTCTCCTCTAAAGCTATTTCACAGAAAATGCCAACCGACTCTGGCAGAAACGGACCAAGGTCAGGAAAATCAAGTAAGACTACTACGGGCACTCCTCCCATGGCTTCATTCGCCCCAAATCAAGCCCCTTCGCCTGGTCAGATGTATGCTCAAATTCAGCAACCGTACCCTCCACAGCCAACCGCTTCTGCGTACGCACAACCTCAAGTGTCGGCTCCCATAACAACATACGCTCAGCAGCCCCCACAACAGCAGTCATTCGACGCTACGGCTCAACTTAACTCTCTAATGAGCATGCTAAATCAACAGCAAAACTAA
- the TEX1 gene encoding Tex1p (ancestral locus Anc_1.107), protein MSSSKIEHARLADERVFTPELATSMTEKVLTVLMNKSQTEEIEDDRYVNVVSRTQSRFASPLSPNQIVSLEIHPSGKSLAYSRADGSLTVWVMTGPTFARSRKLYVANAVGRDKSVSCLSWDSTEMNQLATVCNGSEVLVWAVDEKKRTMSKVRTISVGAKLKLHTCAYDPTGRWLLALAKSEELYLFDARKDHELHTVSDLKQLIAGDSVHCLAWNNTGSHLFLGLKSGKLALLEFDASNGFKLCMSVDAHRGLVSSIAVDPWGRFVVTGGSDGICVVWDISSMCCSVVIDGLDSPIASLSIDHLGKCVALCTEKGDLRFYDLHSGKCLLRQKMGASGSDLVARFYPDRTWLIIPSKWDILERHFTPSTYNDALGLWKAGHEKPKIDLRNRNVTRKSLKRSRENDKNDRGRAGKRESSRGGRFSERR, encoded by the coding sequence ATGTCAAGTAGTAAGATTGAGCATGCTCGATTGGCAGATGAACGGGTTTTTACTCCAGAGCTCGCCACTTCGATGACCGAGAAAGTGCTGACTGTGCTGATGAACAAGAGTCAAAcggaagaaattgaagacgATAGATACGTTAATGTGGTTTCGAGGACGCAGTCGCGGTTTGCGTCACCTCTCAGTCCCAACCAGATCGTTTCGCTGGAAATACATCCGTCGGGCAAGTCGTTGGCTTACAGCAGAGCTGACGGCTCTTTGACCGTTTGGGTTATGACCGGTCCGACGTTTGCTCGATCCAGGAAGCTGTACGTTGCAAATGCTGTTGGGCGTGACAAGAGCGTCTCTTGTCTCTCCTGGGATAGCACCGAGATGAACCAGCTAGCGACGGTTTGCAACGGTTCTGAGGTGCTCGTTTGGGCTGTCGACGAGAAAAAAAGGACAATGTCAAAGGTGAGGACCATATCGGTGGGTGCCAAGCTGAAGCTGCACACCTGTGCGTACGATCCGACTGGCAGGTGGCTTCTTGCGCTGGCGAAATCCGAGGAGCTATACTTGTTTGATGCCAGAAAGGACCACGAACTGCACACAGTTTCTGATTTGAAACAACTAATAGCCGGTGACTCGGTACACTGTCTTGCGTGGAACAACACCGGGTCGCATCTTTTCCTAGGTCTCAAGAGTGGGAAACTGGCCTTGCTCGAGTTTGACGCGTCGAACGGATTCAAGCTCTGCATGTCCGTGGATGCGCATCGGGGACTTGTCTCCTCCATAGCTGTAGATCCATGGGGCAGGTTCGTTGTCACTGGTGGGTCCGATGGGATTTGTGTTGTTTGGGACATCTCGTCGATGTGTTGTTCTGTGGTGATCGATGGCTTGGACTCTCCGATCGCTTCATTGAGTATAGATCATTTGGGAAAGTGCGTGGCTCTGTGTACTGAAAAAGGTGATCTGCGATTCTACGATTTACATTCGGGCAAATGTTTACTCCGCCAAAAGATGGGAGCCAGTGGCTCCGATTTAGTTGCTCGCTTTTATCCTGACCGCACTTGGTTAATTATTCCTTCAAAATGGGACATCCTGGAAAGGCATTTCACTCCCAGCACTTATAATGATGCGTTAGGTCTATGGAAAGCCGGGCACGAAAAGCCCAAAATTGATCTACGCAACCGAAACGTAACGAGGAAATCACTTAAAAGAAGCCGTGAGAACGACAAGAATGATAGAGGCCGTGCGGGCAAACGTGAGAGCTCTAGGGGTGGCAGATTTTCGGAAAGACGTTGA
- the MRPL17 gene encoding mitochondrial 54S ribosomal protein mL46 (ancestral locus Anc_1.108): MLPFSRGMASVAKSSSNNAILAGLILSRIPIVTKDMTTLEKRYYEYQSALKERLMWTFPHYFYFKRGTLAERRFLLAQKGPISKQPGVWFPKGVPDIKHNRERSRKQEVNLPGQESNNTTEAQNGDDISRPVVPNSRVTEADKSNDFSSLERKLSRTLYLLIKSNEGVWSFPSFAVEDKPLHISAEEGLRALGGDNINTWTVSNTPAAVLEKDNGAHEFLIKSHILAGRFDLQKNKHVADFAWLTKEEIGERVSEDYFNEVRFLLTEY; encoded by the coding sequence ATGTTGCCCTTCAGCAGAGGTATGGCCAGCGTGGCGAAAAGCTCCTCGAACAATGCCATTTTGGCGGGGCTAATACTTTCTCGAATTCCTATAGTGACAAAAGACATGACAACACTGGAGAAGCGCTACTACGAATACCAATCAGCGCTCAAAGAACGATTAATGTGGACATTTCCTCACTACTTTTATTTCAAAAGAGGTACTTTAGCGGAGCGCCGCTTTTTGCTTGCTCAGAAGGGTCCCATCAGCAAGCAGCCCGGTGTATGGTTCCCTAAAGGTGTCCCAGATATCAAGCATAACAGAGAGAGGAGCAGGAAACAAGAGGTCAATCTACCAGGACAAGAAAGCAATAATACAACAGAAGCGCAAAATGGGGACGATATATCCAGACCGGTTGTTCCAAATTCAAGAGTAACAGAAGCAGATAAAAGCAACGACTTTTCAAGTCTAGAAAGGAAATTGAGCAGAACTCTGTATCTGCTCATAAAGAGCAACGAGGGAGTTTGGTCTTTTCCATCTTTTGCTGTCGAGGATAAACCATTGCACATCAGCGCGGAGGAGGGCCTGAGAGCGTTGGGTGGTGACAACATCAACACATGGACTGTGTCCAATACCCCagctgctgttcttgagaaggACAACGGAGCCCACGAATTTTTGATAAAGTCCCATATCTTGGCAGGTCGGTTTGACTTACAAAAAAATAAGCATGTCGCTGATTTTGCATGGCTGACAAAGGAGGAGATAGGAGAACGTGTCAGCGAAGACTATTTTAATGAGGTGAGGTTTTTACTGACTGAATATTAG